The Ornithinimicrobium faecis genome includes a window with the following:
- a CDS encoding J domain-containing protein — protein MSQTHYDLLGVPPDADQAQIRSAFRRAMRRHHPDMADGQGDPEMATKVTAAYEVLSDEARRAEYNLDLRRTGQSAGQSPEQTQPDAHPRKQNDRAKARPAGPVINNSDKPEFRMPGRRYAQSIMVALGLLTVLVALNQLLPAWGVSTPWVVVPVVAGASLAAVKNCGYARPVPKTFAWAAAVVALVATEVGMWILAGGPNVLVRAAHLVCGGWVLAVLLGSAVSANRGVSRDGWTRNLRGMNLFGQEPSSAADSAVHAAVSRLFGDAAVRVMVNTDKAFSHVVTRGDRAVFIRGVMCSSGTVRWDGSTLVQDHHGSATAVTFREFDSFAQLTLARVPGVQVLFLVALFTSDGGPVSVTGRSPAGVLAVDGAVLASGLSDFLGEADHVVDVEKTVAAFERMVA, from the coding sequence ATGAGCCAGACTCACTACGACCTACTGGGGGTTCCCCCGGACGCTGACCAGGCCCAGATCCGGTCGGCGTTCCGTCGCGCCATGCGCCGTCACCACCCGGACATGGCCGACGGGCAGGGCGACCCGGAGATGGCCACCAAGGTCACTGCGGCCTACGAGGTGCTTTCCGATGAGGCGCGGCGCGCCGAGTACAACCTGGACCTGCGTCGCACTGGCCAGTCGGCCGGCCAGTCGCCTGAACAGACCCAGCCCGATGCACACCCTCGCAAGCAGAACGATCGCGCCAAGGCACGCCCGGCCGGTCCGGTCATCAACAACAGCGACAAGCCGGAGTTCCGGATGCCGGGTCGGCGGTACGCCCAGAGCATCATGGTTGCCCTCGGGTTGCTCACGGTCCTGGTCGCGCTCAACCAACTCCTCCCAGCCTGGGGCGTGAGCACCCCATGGGTCGTCGTGCCTGTGGTGGCTGGGGCTTCCCTGGCCGCGGTGAAAAACTGCGGCTATGCCCGGCCCGTCCCCAAGACTTTCGCATGGGCGGCGGCCGTGGTGGCGCTTGTGGCCACGGAGGTCGGGATGTGGATCCTGGCCGGTGGCCCGAACGTGCTGGTGCGCGCCGCCCACCTGGTGTGCGGAGGTTGGGTCCTGGCCGTGCTGCTGGGCTCAGCCGTGTCGGCCAACCGGGGTGTTTCCCGGGATGGCTGGACACGGAACCTGCGAGGCATGAACCTGTTCGGTCAGGAGCCGTCCTCGGCAGCGGACAGTGCCGTCCACGCGGCGGTCTCCCGGCTGTTCGGTGACGCCGCTGTCCGGGTGATGGTGAACACCGACAAGGCGTTCAGCCACGTCGTCACCCGCGGTGACCGGGCTGTCTTCATCCGGGGCGTGATGTGCAGTTCCGGGACGGTCCGCTGGGACGGTTCGACACTGGTTCAGGACCATCACGGTTCGGCCACTGCGGTGACTTTCCGGGAGTTCGACTCGTTCGCCCAACTGACCCTGGCCAGGGTTCCGGGGGTCCAGGTTCTGTTTCTGGTGGCGCTGTTCACCAGTGACGGTGGCCCGGTCAGTGTGACTGGCCGTAGCCCTGCCGGGGTCCTGGCTGTTGACGGGGCTGTGCTGGCGTCCGGTCTGTCGGACTTCCTGGGCGAGGCGGACCATGTGGTGGACGTCGAGAAGACCGTTGCCGCGTTCGAGCGGATGGTGGCGTAG
- the relB gene encoding type II toxin-antitoxin system RelB family antitoxin, which translates to MATKQLNTSVDKALYDRLDRLATRTGRSRSHYASEFIERGLNDLEDHYLLKDALEEFHASDEDSIAHEDVDWDSLGR; encoded by the coding sequence ATGGCAACGAAGCAACTGAACACCAGCGTCGACAAGGCGCTCTACGACCGACTCGACCGCCTGGCGACTCGGACCGGGCGGTCTCGCTCGCACTACGCCTCGGAGTTCATCGAGCGAGGCCTGAACGACCTCGAGGACCACTACCTACTCAAGGACGCACTGGAGGAGTTCCACGCCTCCGACGAGGACTCCATCGCGCACGAGGACGTGGACTGGGACTCCCTCGGGCGATGA
- a CDS encoding type II toxin-antitoxin system RelE family toxin, which translates to MSRYQVSYTPKVLKEIGKLDKAQVKRIRRFFEESLDLDNPRSRGKPLVGRDEWRYRVGDYRILCQIQDDVLLVLVAKVAHRREVYR; encoded by the coding sequence ATGAGTCGCTACCAGGTCTCATACACGCCGAAGGTGCTCAAGGAGATCGGGAAACTCGACAAGGCGCAGGTGAAGCGGATTCGACGGTTCTTCGAGGAGAGCCTCGACCTGGACAACCCGCGCTCTCGGGGCAAGCCCTTGGTAGGCCGGGACGAGTGGCGATACCGGGTCGGCGACTACCGGATCCTGTGCCAGATCCAGGACGACGTCCTGCTCGTCCTGGTGGCCAAGGTCGCGCACCGGCGAGAGGTCTACCGCTGA
- a CDS encoding MFS transporter, translating into MDEKTGSDVESVIPGDETAVGVEPPRVQLWRLRAWLLGYPSAVLSKLGDVIFELTLIVWIASELGRGTQWAPMAVSGVLIATAVPTLVAGPIAGTLVDRWDRRTVLLWSSVVQAVSVGSLVPMIWFLSDSIPLWVTLVWMYGAVVVSNVGAQFYQQARTLMVVSTIPESVQTQAFAYQQGAYSVISIVGPPLSAPLLFTLGAHWAVAVNALTFVIAGFLLWRVRWKSAPVEESRGQGFWAATWVGLKAVFGNPVLRTIMLAMSVVAVASAILNAMLVFFVQWSLGQPASFLGVLGMCYAGGALAGAALAPSVQKRMSATNVFVSALVLSGLLVVAFALSSNTVLAMGLLFVTGLPLGVVNVLLTPVVIAAVDRPTLGRAVAAMNFLPTAASMAGAALVGAFASSSLLDSFEFSVLGLQVGPYSALIGAAGLIMFAAAVVAAPTLLRAGAEATSAKANS; encoded by the coding sequence ATGGATGAGAAGACTGGTTCGGACGTTGAGTCCGTCATTCCTGGCGATGAGACGGCTGTGGGAGTAGAGCCCCCGCGGGTGCAGTTGTGGCGACTCAGGGCATGGTTACTCGGCTACCCCTCTGCGGTCCTGTCCAAACTCGGCGACGTCATTTTCGAACTTACGCTGATTGTTTGGATTGCTAGTGAACTCGGGCGTGGTACGCAGTGGGCGCCGATGGCCGTCAGTGGCGTTTTGATCGCGACCGCTGTGCCGACCTTGGTTGCTGGTCCTATAGCTGGCACCCTGGTCGACAGATGGGACCGGCGAACCGTTCTGCTGTGGAGTTCAGTGGTTCAGGCTGTCAGCGTCGGGAGCCTGGTTCCTATGATCTGGTTCCTGTCCGATAGCATCCCGCTCTGGGTCACCCTGGTATGGATGTACGGCGCTGTCGTGGTCTCTAACGTGGGTGCTCAGTTCTACCAGCAGGCACGCACCCTTATGGTGGTGTCGACCATTCCCGAGTCGGTCCAGACTCAGGCGTTCGCCTATCAGCAGGGGGCGTACAGCGTCATCAGCATCGTTGGGCCGCCCCTTTCGGCCCCGCTGCTGTTCACCCTCGGTGCCCACTGGGCGGTTGCCGTCAACGCCCTGACGTTCGTCATCGCCGGATTCCTACTGTGGAGGGTCCGCTGGAAGTCCGCACCCGTCGAGGAGTCGCGAGGACAAGGCTTCTGGGCTGCCACGTGGGTTGGTCTCAAGGCGGTGTTCGGGAATCCTGTGCTGAGAACGATCATGCTCGCGATGTCAGTAGTGGCAGTGGCCAGTGCCATCCTGAACGCCATGCTGGTGTTCTTCGTCCAGTGGTCTTTGGGGCAGCCCGCGAGCTTCCTGGGAGTGCTTGGCATGTGCTACGCCGGTGGGGCCCTGGCAGGAGCAGCCCTCGCGCCGAGCGTCCAGAAGCGCATGTCAGCCACCAACGTGTTCGTCTCAGCACTCGTATTGAGCGGGCTGCTCGTGGTGGCGTTCGCGTTGAGTTCAAACACGGTACTGGCCATGGGACTACTGTTTGTGACCGGCCTGCCACTGGGCGTCGTGAACGTCCTCCTCACCCCGGTCGTCATTGCCGCGGTGGACCGTCCCACGTTGGGTCGCGCCGTGGCTGCGATGAACTTCCTGCCGACGGCTGCTTCCATGGCTGGGGCCGCCCTCGTCGGGGCGTTCGCCAGTTCATCCCTGCTGGACAGCTTCGAGTTCAGTGTTCTCGGTCTTCAGGTTGGGCCGTACTCGGCACTGATCGGGGCAGCTGGCCTCATCATGTTCGCCGCCGCGGTTGTTGCAGCCCCGACTCTGTTGCGGGCAGGAGCCGAGGCAACTTCTGCGAAAGCCAACTCCTGA
- a CDS encoding CCA tRNA nucleotidyltransferase yields the protein MRTHQVRRQPAGTPAGGQYAPGVSGESTLELEQETPDTHTRIIPNLVNIPAPVDVALDTLRAAGMRPVLVGGSVRDALLDPDLEPKDLDFEVYGAHSPAQVAQLLRPHGRIDEVGVSFGVVKLTASGHDVDLTLPRRDSKVGEGHRGFEVTTNPDLSFEEASARRDFTINAIMWDPATGELIDPHGGADDLQAGVLRHVSDAFDDDPLRVLRGVQFAARFDMDMAPETIERCRSLAGAYPQLATERVWGEMDKVFSRGVRPSRALDLLERTGWVEHFPELAATRGTPQDPDWHPEGDVYTHLGLSADEAAARADAAGLSPDRRAVVVAATLLHDVGKSTHTQHHPDGRITSHGHAGAGEQPTRELLARMGAPKAFTTPVTALVREHMNHQGVGENGRPSVGAVRRLQRRLDAAGSSLTEWSIVVAADSAGRGSAAKDDPSQVWLEVADRLGEREAPRPRLLTGKHLIDAGMEPGPSFRDVLTDAERAQDDGEFDDEAGALAWLARRPA from the coding sequence ATGCGCACCCACCAGGTCCGGCGGCAGCCCGCGGGCACCCCAGCCGGAGGTCAATATGCTCCCGGCGTCAGCGGAGAATCTACCCTCGAACTGGAGCAGGAGACCCCCGACACCCACACCCGGATCATCCCGAACCTCGTGAACATCCCGGCACCCGTCGATGTCGCCCTGGACACCCTGCGGGCGGCCGGGATGCGTCCGGTCCTGGTGGGCGGGTCGGTCCGTGACGCCCTGCTCGACCCGGACCTGGAACCCAAGGACCTGGACTTCGAGGTGTACGGCGCCCATTCTCCCGCCCAGGTCGCACAACTGCTTCGACCGCACGGCCGGATCGACGAGGTGGGTGTCTCGTTCGGCGTCGTCAAGCTCACCGCCAGCGGCCACGACGTCGACCTGACCCTGCCCCGCCGCGACTCCAAGGTCGGCGAAGGCCACCGCGGTTTCGAGGTCACCACAAACCCCGACCTGTCGTTCGAGGAAGCCTCGGCCAGGCGCGACTTCACCATCAACGCCATCATGTGGGACCCGGCCACCGGTGAGCTGATCGACCCGCACGGCGGCGCCGACGACCTCCAGGCGGGGGTGCTTCGCCACGTCTCCGACGCTTTCGATGACGACCCGCTGCGTGTCCTGCGCGGTGTCCAGTTCGCTGCCCGGTTCGACATGGACATGGCCCCCGAGACCATCGAACGATGCCGGTCCCTCGCAGGCGCCTACCCCCAGCTGGCCACCGAACGAGTCTGGGGTGAGATGGACAAGGTGTTCAGTCGCGGTGTCCGGCCCTCCCGCGCCCTGGACCTCCTGGAACGGACCGGTTGGGTGGAGCACTTCCCGGAGCTGGCCGCCACCCGGGGCACGCCACAAGACCCGGACTGGCACCCCGAGGGCGACGTCTACACCCACCTGGGATTGTCAGCCGACGAGGCTGCCGCACGTGCTGACGCCGCCGGACTTTCACCAGACCGCCGGGCCGTCGTGGTCGCAGCCACCCTGCTGCACGACGTCGGCAAGAGCACCCACACCCAGCACCATCCAGATGGGCGGATCACCTCCCACGGTCACGCGGGTGCCGGTGAACAACCGACCCGTGAGCTGCTGGCCCGGATGGGTGCACCGAAAGCGTTCACGACCCCGGTCACCGCCCTGGTCCGTGAGCACATGAATCATCAGGGCGTCGGCGAAAACGGGCGCCCCAGTGTCGGTGCGGTCCGCCGGTTGCAGCGACGCCTCGACGCCGCCGGGAGCAGCCTGACCGAATGGTCCATCGTGGTCGCCGCCGACAGTGCAGGACGAGGGTCCGCCGCCAAAGACGACCCGTCACAGGTCTGGCTCGAGGTGGCTGACCGGCTGGGGGAACGAGAGGCGCCCCGACCACGACTGCTCACCGGCAAGCACCTCATTGACGCCGGGATGGAGCCCGGACCGTCCTTCCGTGACGTCCTGACCGACGCCGAACGTGCCCAGGACGACGGTGAGTTCGACGACGAAGCCGGCGCCTTGGCCTGGTTGGCCAGGCGCCCCGCCTAA
- a CDS encoding HepT-like ribonuclease domain-containing protein, with protein sequence MDRKAAKELLHVQGWLERVDEIIQRGQDAYLTDDLLQEAGDSLMMKLGEAANRISRRDVLAPEGVEWALAVANRNFIIHQYDEIDRDLTWLTLSRDLPAWRASLEPLFAEAAATIL encoded by the coding sequence ATGGATCGGAAGGCAGCCAAGGAGTTACTCCATGTCCAGGGCTGGCTCGAACGAGTCGACGAGATCATCCAGCGCGGCCAGGACGCTTACCTGACCGACGACCTCCTTCAAGAGGCCGGTGACTCACTCATGATGAAGCTTGGCGAGGCCGCTAACCGAATCTCTCGACGCGATGTGCTCGCGCCCGAGGGTGTCGAGTGGGCGCTCGCAGTCGCAAACCGAAACTTCATCATCCACCAGTACGACGAGATCGACCGAGACCTCACGTGGCTCACGCTCTCGCGCGACTTGCCCGCCTGGCGAGCATCGCTAGAACCGCTATTCGCCGAAGCCGCCGCGACGATCCTGTAA
- a CDS encoding nucleotidyltransferase domain-containing protein: MTLAAKYRDARRDEELARLRRALALRAMVATGMSQRQMAEALDITQPAVSQQLKHAPELDDVHPVVLLEAAAPILKSLAAEHGYARLAVFGSVARHTAHEDSDIDLLIEAPEGTSSFGFIRFKQLIEQVLGREIDLVPHGGLKPTRDDDIRREAVLL, translated from the coding sequence ATGACTCTTGCGGCCAAGTACCGCGACGCTCGACGCGACGAGGAGCTAGCGCGGCTCCGGCGCGCGCTTGCCCTACGGGCGATGGTGGCAACCGGAATGAGCCAACGGCAGATGGCCGAAGCGCTCGACATCACCCAGCCAGCCGTCAGCCAGCAACTCAAGCACGCCCCCGAACTCGATGACGTGCACCCAGTGGTCCTGCTGGAAGCGGCTGCGCCGATCCTCAAGTCGCTGGCAGCCGAACATGGCTACGCACGACTCGCAGTCTTCGGCTCCGTCGCGCGCCATACAGCCCATGAGGACTCTGACATCGATCTGCTGATCGAAGCACCTGAGGGCACCTCGTCGTTCGGGTTCATCCGCTTCAAACAACTCATCGAGCAAGTCCTTGGCCGCGAGATCGACCTCGTGCCCCACGGTGGCTTGAAACCAACACGCGATGACGACATCCGCCGCGAGGCGGTGCTGCTCTGA
- a CDS encoding IS110 family transposase: MDVHARSVRAAAIDTETGEVIQATVGPAVQGVLDWVEQVAVEHGPVAVTYEAGPTGYGLARALSAAGIRCEVAAPSKLIRPSGDRVKTDKKDAMLLARLLRMEEITPVRVPTQAEEDARDLVRARDDLRRDLMGTRHRLSKLLLRHGYVYDGGDAWTGKHQAWMRSQVHFELPGARAAFEQYHAQEDRLVTDRKRLDKQIAALAADSEFTATTRRLACLRGIDTLTAFALAIELGDWHRFTGATIATYLGLVPSENSSGQSQHRGAITKAGNPHARRLLIEAAWHHKASYRPGKTMHQRWALAPAQAAARGDAGNRRLHQRWQILSAHKKKHTIANTAIARELAGWCWSLAIMDT, translated from the coding sequence ATGGACGTGCACGCACGATCGGTGCGGGCAGCAGCGATCGACACGGAGACCGGGGAGGTCATCCAGGCCACCGTCGGCCCTGCGGTCCAGGGTGTGCTCGACTGGGTCGAGCAGGTCGCCGTCGAGCACGGGCCGGTCGCCGTGACCTACGAGGCCGGCCCGACCGGGTACGGCCTGGCCCGGGCCCTGAGCGCAGCAGGGATCCGCTGCGAGGTGGCAGCACCGTCCAAGCTGATCCGCCCCAGCGGGGACCGGGTCAAGACCGACAAGAAGGACGCGATGCTGCTGGCCCGGCTGCTGCGAATGGAGGAGATCACCCCGGTGCGGGTCCCCACCCAGGCCGAGGAGGACGCCCGCGACCTGGTCCGGGCCCGCGACGACCTGCGCCGGGACCTGATGGGCACCCGGCACCGGCTGAGCAAGCTGCTGCTGCGCCACGGTTACGTCTACGACGGCGGGGATGCCTGGACCGGCAAGCACCAGGCGTGGATGCGCTCGCAGGTCCACTTCGAGCTACCCGGCGCCCGGGCTGCGTTCGAGCAGTACCACGCTCAGGAGGACCGGTTGGTCACCGACCGCAAACGGCTGGACAAGCAGATCGCCGCGCTGGCCGCCGACAGCGAGTTCACCGCCACCACCCGACGGCTAGCGTGCCTGCGCGGGATCGACACCCTGACCGCGTTCGCCCTGGCCATCGAACTCGGCGACTGGCACCGGTTCACCGGCGCCACGATCGCTACCTACCTGGGCCTGGTCCCCTCGGAGAACTCCTCGGGCCAGTCCCAGCACCGCGGCGCGATCACCAAGGCCGGCAACCCGCACGCCCGCCGCCTGCTCATCGAGGCCGCCTGGCACCACAAGGCCAGCTACCGGCCCGGCAAGACCATGCACCAGCGGTGGGCACTGGCCCCCGCCCAGGCAGCCGCCCGCGGCGACGCAGGCAACCGGCGACTCCACCAGCGCTGGCAGATCCTGAGCGCGCACAAGAAGAAGCACACCATCGCCAACACCGCGATCGCCCGCGAACTGGCCGGCTGGTGCTGGTCCCTGGCCATCATGGACACCTAA
- a CDS encoding SAM-dependent methyltransferase: MHPDLIAAPGRYPMSSRYDPTWVMSLEMGPHPLWQLEELWPGLALSPGQHVLDLGAGRGATSVVLAREASVTVDALDAWISPEELGQVVRAAGVEGSVRALQGDVRTWDFEAESYDAIVSIDAWEYFGTDVRFLPRLLRALKPGGVLAFSTPSLADDPYAVAPLPLLRDLVGADVMAWHSPQWWATHTQVTGGLEDVRAWIPRDSLDLWCAWEDALDTDDRRLREVLEAYRRHSTESPALGMVHVVARKPIGSC, from the coding sequence GTGCATCCCGATCTGATCGCCGCCCCGGGCCGCTACCCGATGTCCTCGCGCTACGACCCCACGTGGGTGATGTCCCTGGAGATGGGTCCCCATCCGCTGTGGCAGCTTGAGGAGCTGTGGCCAGGCCTGGCACTGTCGCCTGGGCAGCATGTCCTGGACCTCGGCGCGGGCCGTGGTGCGACGTCCGTCGTCCTCGCCCGGGAGGCGTCGGTGACCGTCGACGCGCTCGACGCGTGGATCTCGCCCGAGGAGCTCGGGCAGGTCGTGCGGGCAGCCGGCGTCGAGGGATCGGTGCGCGCTCTGCAGGGCGACGTGCGCACCTGGGACTTCGAGGCGGAGTCCTATGACGCGATCGTCAGCATCGACGCCTGGGAGTATTTCGGCACGGACGTCCGCTTCCTCCCCAGGCTGCTCAGGGCACTCAAGCCCGGTGGGGTCCTGGCCTTCTCGACGCCGTCGCTGGCCGATGATCCGTATGCCGTGGCTCCCCTGCCCCTGTTGCGTGACCTCGTCGGGGCGGACGTGATGGCCTGGCACTCACCGCAGTGGTGGGCCACCCACACCCAGGTGACCGGCGGGTTGGAGGACGTCCGAGCCTGGATCCCTCGGGACAGCCTGGACCTCTGGTGCGCCTGGGAGGACGCGCTGGACACGGACGACCGTCGGCTGCGGGAGGTGCTCGAGGCCTACCGCCGACACTCGACGGAGTCTCCGGCACTGGGGATGGTGCACGTGGTGGCGCGCAAGCCAATTGGGTCGTGCTGA
- a CDS encoding aldo/keto reductase: MSTENQTATTVPIGDSELRIHPLGLGTNTFNNAEEPGEFHTVLDGFVERGGNFIDTADMYSHWVPGNSGGESESVIGQWLSARGNRDDIVIATKVSGKPDLMGLAPETIRRGAEESLRRLQTDHIDVYYAHYQDDETPVVESAAAFDALVRAGMVRTIALSNFTVEAIDEWFEVSREHGFALPVALQPRYSLVSRGYEDGLAAAARRHEMSVFPYQVLAGGFLTGKYRSAADLEGRARAGAVERYLTQEGLRVVEALDDVAAAHGIEVASVALAWATADGKVTAPLAAATSTAQLDQLFAAASLTLTTDEIAALDEASASFG, translated from the coding sequence GTGTCAACTGAGAATCAGACTGCGACGACCGTGCCGATCGGGGACTCCGAGCTCCGCATCCACCCGCTGGGGCTGGGCACCAACACCTTCAACAACGCCGAGGAGCCGGGGGAGTTCCACACCGTCCTCGACGGCTTCGTGGAGCGCGGCGGGAACTTCATCGACACCGCCGACATGTACTCCCACTGGGTGCCGGGCAACTCCGGCGGCGAGTCGGAGTCGGTCATCGGGCAGTGGTTGAGCGCCCGCGGGAACCGGGACGACATCGTGATCGCCACCAAGGTCTCCGGCAAGCCGGATCTGATGGGGCTGGCGCCCGAGACGATCCGGCGCGGGGCCGAGGAGTCGCTGCGCCGGCTGCAGACCGACCACATCGACGTCTACTACGCGCACTACCAGGACGACGAGACCCCCGTCGTGGAGAGCGCGGCCGCCTTTGACGCCCTGGTCAGGGCCGGCATGGTGCGCACCATCGCCCTGTCAAACTTCACCGTGGAGGCCATCGACGAGTGGTTCGAGGTCTCCCGGGAGCACGGCTTCGCGCTGCCGGTGGCCCTGCAGCCGCGCTATTCGCTGGTCTCTCGTGGCTATGAGGACGGGCTCGCCGCCGCTGCTCGCCGCCACGAGATGTCGGTCTTCCCCTATCAGGTGCTCGCCGGCGGCTTCCTCACCGGCAAATACCGCTCAGCAGCAGACCTTGAGGGGCGGGCGCGCGCCGGTGCGGTCGAGCGTTATCTGACGCAGGAGGGCCTGCGGGTCGTGGAGGCCCTCGACGACGTGGCAGCCGCCCACGGCATCGAGGTCGCGTCCGTGGCGTTGGCCTGGGCCACCGCAGACGGCAAGGTCACCGCGCCGCTGGCCGCTGCCACCAGCACCGCCCAGCTCGACCAACTCTTTGCCGCCGCGTCCCTGACGCTGACGACCGATGAGATCGCCGCCCTGGACGAGGCCTCCGCCAGTTTCGGCTGA
- a CDS encoding cytochrome c biogenesis CcdA family protein has product MDIGLLSAFLGGALALLSPCAALLLPAFFASTVGSGPRLVLHGAVFYLGLVLVLVPLGVGAGALGSLFVTHRQTIVVISSVLLVLLGIVQILGFGFDTARLLPGGGRLQSRAASATGLVKTVLLGAAGGVAGFCAGPILGAVLTLAATRGDVFSAGGLLAVYGAGMVLPLLLIAALWQRLGPRGQTTLRGRTFTVLGRELHTTSVVTGLLIIAVGILFWTTNGLVGAPEILPYETQSWLQELAGTLANPMIDIVALVVVAAVVLLLWARSQRKTASDQLAGTTKDPQA; this is encoded by the coding sequence GTGGACATCGGCCTGCTCAGCGCGTTCCTCGGGGGCGCTCTGGCCCTGTTGAGCCCCTGTGCTGCCCTGCTGCTGCCGGCCTTCTTCGCCTCAACCGTCGGCTCGGGTCCACGGTTGGTGCTGCACGGTGCCGTGTTCTATCTCGGTCTCGTGCTGGTGCTCGTGCCGCTCGGGGTCGGCGCCGGCGCTCTCGGGTCGTTGTTTGTGACGCACCGCCAGACCATCGTGGTCATCTCCTCGGTGTTGCTCGTGCTGCTCGGCATCGTGCAGATCCTCGGGTTCGGCTTTGACACTGCCCGCCTGCTGCCCGGTGGCGGGCGACTGCAGTCGCGGGCCGCCTCCGCCACCGGCCTGGTCAAGACCGTGCTGCTGGGAGCGGCCGGCGGGGTCGCCGGCTTCTGCGCCGGCCCGATCCTCGGCGCCGTCCTCACCCTGGCAGCCACTCGCGGCGACGTCTTTTCCGCCGGCGGACTGCTCGCCGTCTACGGCGCTGGAATGGTCCTGCCGCTGCTGCTGATCGCGGCCCTGTGGCAGCGACTGGGGCCCCGCGGCCAAACCACCCTGCGTGGACGCACCTTCACCGTGCTCGGTCGCGAACTGCACACGACCTCGGTCGTGACCGGCCTGCTCATCATCGCGGTCGGCATCCTGTTCTGGACGACCAACGGCCTGGTCGGTGCCCCCGAGATCCTTCCCTATGAGACCCAGTCCTGGCTGCAGGAACTGGCCGGCACCCTAGCCAACCCGATGATCGACATCGTGGCCCTGGTCGTCGTCGCGGCGGTGGTCCTGCTGCTGTGGGCTCGCAGCCAGCGCAAGACGGCGAGCGACCAGCTGGCGGGGACCACGAAGGACCCACAAGCATGA
- a CDS encoding DsbA family protein, whose amino-acid sequence MSSQSARRPARSWVVPVAVLAVLALLITLVLNLSGGSQEPDTGAAPAAQSESSATEDPSDAAPTEVQGAVQPALTDIERRDEADPLAAGPVDAPVALVIFSDYQCPYCARWSEDTLPVMLERAEAGDLRVEWRDVNIFGVASERASRAAYAAALQDSFWDYHDALYPDGETRSEGDLSQEALEALAGDLGLDTEKFAEDMHSPATDQAIAGNAKLGLDIGAYSTPAFILGGQPIVGAQPTQVFVDALDTALAS is encoded by the coding sequence ATGTCATCCCAGTCAGCCCGCCGACCCGCACGCTCGTGGGTGGTGCCGGTTGCGGTCCTGGCCGTGCTCGCTCTGCTGATCACGCTGGTGCTCAATCTCAGTGGTGGATCCCAGGAACCGGACACCGGCGCCGCTCCTGCGGCTCAGTCCGAGTCGTCTGCGACCGAGGACCCCTCGGACGCCGCCCCGACCGAGGTGCAGGGCGCGGTCCAGCCCGCCCTGACGGACATCGAGCGACGCGACGAGGCCGACCCGCTGGCGGCCGGACCAGTGGATGCCCCGGTGGCCCTGGTCATCTTCTCCGACTACCAGTGCCCCTACTGCGCGCGGTGGAGCGAGGACACTTTGCCGGTGATGCTGGAGCGGGCCGAGGCCGGCGACCTGCGCGTCGAGTGGCGTGATGTGAACATCTTCGGAGTGGCCTCCGAGCGGGCCTCGCGTGCCGCCTACGCAGCGGCGCTGCAGGACTCCTTCTGGGACTACCACGACGCGCTCTATCCCGACGGCGAGACCCGCTCCGAAGGCGACCTGAGCCAGGAGGCCCTCGAGGCACTGGCCGGCGACCTGGGGCTGGACACCGAGAAGTTTGCAGAGGACATGCACTCCCCGGCCACCGATCAGGCCATTGCCGGCAACGCCAAGCTCGGCCTGGACATCGGCGCCTATTCCACCCCTGCCTTCATCCTGGGCGGCCAACCCATCGTCGGCGCACAGCCCACCCAGGTCTTCGTCGACGCCCTCGACACCGCCCTGGCGAGCTGA
- a CDS encoding BlaI/MecI/CopY family transcriptional regulator codes for MSERTSGTGLPRLGALETQVMDVLWDHGPVTVREVIDRLGGTSAYTTIATVLGNLDRKGLVTITRRGRSTRYAARLSRQAHAAELMGHVLDASQDRAASILHFVDTMPESDLALLRDYLGARGAGEPS; via the coding sequence GTGAGCGAGCGCACTTCCGGGACCGGGCTGCCCCGCCTGGGCGCCCTCGAGACGCAGGTGATGGACGTGTTGTGGGACCACGGCCCGGTCACCGTCCGGGAGGTCATCGACCGACTCGGCGGCACCTCGGCATACACCACGATTGCCACAGTCCTCGGCAATCTGGACCGCAAGGGCCTGGTCACCATCACCCGCCGGGGCCGCTCCACCCGGTATGCCGCACGGCTGAGTCGGCAGGCACACGCGGCCGAGCTCATGGGTCACGTGCTCGACGCCAGTCAGGACCGGGCGGCCTCGATCCTGCATTTCGTCGACACGATGCCCGAGAGTGACCTGGCCCTGCTGCGGGACTATCTCGGCGCGCGCGGCGCAGGGGAGCCGTCGTGA